The Gemmatimonadaceae bacterium genome includes a window with the following:
- a CDS encoding CDP-alcohol phosphatidyltransferase family protein has product MDRRPLLYLPSVISLTRLAMAAAFVMIPSPVTRVWLILLAALTDFLDGWLARRANLTTRWGALIDPVADRMFVFTAVCVFLFEGLISTSQYFILISRDFMTAVGFLVARAVSWLRPITFRARLSGKVATTLQLMALLAVLLQPHQAPWLILAVGVTSLWAIVDYTLMLWRERERTAA; this is encoded by the coding sequence ATGGACCGCCGCCCGCTGCTCTATCTCCCCTCGGTGATCTCGCTCACGCGGCTCGCAATGGCGGCGGCCTTCGTGATGATCCCGTCGCCGGTCACGCGCGTCTGGCTCATCCTCCTCGCCGCACTCACCGACTTCCTCGACGGGTGGCTGGCGCGCCGCGCCAACCTCACCACCCGCTGGGGGGCGCTGATCGATCCGGTCGCCGACCGCATGTTCGTCTTCACCGCGGTCTGCGTCTTCCTCTTCGAGGGACTCATCTCGACGTCGCAGTACTTCATCCTGATTTCGCGAGACTTCATGACCGCGGTCGGCTTCCTCGTGGCGCGCGCCGTGTCGTGGCTGCGCCCCATCACCTTCCGCGCCCGCCTGTCCGGCAAGGTGGCCACCACGTTGCAGCTGATGGCGCTGCTGGCCGTCCTGTTGCAGCCGCATCAGGCACCCTGGCTCATCCTCGCCGTCGGCGTCACCTCGCTCTGGGCCATCGTCGACTACACGCTCATGCTGTGGCGGGAGCGCGAGCGCACCGCCGCATGA
- a CDS encoding alpha/beta hydrolase, with the protein MSVPTDPDIFRVPVGPGAMHVERFGYGGAPVVLLHGFGTTAFLWRHVGPMLAVRQMTAYAVDLFGYGESDRPFDADFGVLAQADYVDRALTALQIPRAALVGLDIGAIVAMALASDRRDRVSRLVMVGPPPLDDIPGPAVRDLQRDTARHALRLTRGLFGASALLTPFLEESVSSSDHMPAVLVGRYLAPYLGREGTNHLLALAGALEEEELEELAPASIRQEVLVVRGTRDRWCTKAIAEEYAASFPSGRYENVDEVGHLVPEESPETLAELIGDFASRR; encoded by the coding sequence GTGAGCGTCCCGACCGATCCCGACATCTTCCGTGTCCCGGTGGGGCCGGGGGCGATGCACGTGGAGCGGTTCGGCTACGGCGGAGCGCCGGTCGTCCTGCTCCACGGTTTCGGGACCACCGCCTTCCTGTGGCGGCACGTGGGGCCGATGCTGGCGGTGCGGCAGATGACGGCGTACGCCGTCGATCTCTTCGGCTACGGCGAGTCGGATCGCCCGTTCGACGCCGACTTCGGGGTGCTGGCACAGGCGGACTACGTCGATCGCGCGCTGACCGCCCTCCAGATTCCGCGCGCCGCCCTGGTGGGGCTCGATATCGGGGCGATTGTTGCCATGGCGCTGGCAAGCGACCGGCGCGATCGGGTGTCGCGACTGGTGATGGTGGGGCCGCCCCCACTGGACGACATTCCGGGGCCCGCCGTCCGCGATCTGCAGCGCGACACGGCGCGCCACGCGTTGCGCCTCACGCGCGGGCTGTTTGGCGCCTCGGCGCTCTTGACCCCGTTCCTCGAGGAATCGGTCAGTTCGTCCGACCACATGCCCGCGGTTCTCGTGGGGCGGTACCTGGCGCCGTATCTGGGGCGCGAGGGGACGAACCACCTGCTGGCGCTCGCCGGGGCGCTGGAGGAGGAGGAGCTGGAGGAGCTGGCGCCGGCGTCCATTCGCCAGGAGGTGCTGGTGGTACGGGGGACGCGCGATCGCTGGTGCACGAAGGCGATCGCGGAGGAATACGCAGCTTCCTTCCCCAGCGGCCGATACGAGAATGTGGACGAAGTGGGGCACCTCGTCCCCGAGGAGTCGCCCGAGACGCTCGCCGAGCTGATCGGCGACTTCGCGTCGCGCCGCTGA
- a CDS encoding DsbA family protein → MAKQPVDAGRGRGPNVVKKHAKRRQGNFYAILGLVGALVGAFIFYRVTQPKVTPESTRVDPSLLPQAEGYFMGREDAPVKVLEFADFECPACGQFFVLTEPDVRQRLIETGEISYRFFDFPLPGHKNTWPASNAAACANEQGKFWQMHDMLFQSQDEWNGAATSRPKSVFKGYAEKLGLDVAKWEQCFDDQKFLRNIQSHEAEAVRRQVAQTPTFIIGSRLVPGSISFDKFKAYVDSAKAELPAPAAAPATDTAKK, encoded by the coding sequence ATGGCCAAGCAACCAGTGGATGCCGGACGAGGACGCGGACCCAACGTGGTGAAGAAGCACGCCAAGCGGCGACAGGGGAACTTCTACGCGATCCTGGGGCTCGTGGGCGCGCTCGTCGGCGCCTTCATCTTCTACCGCGTCACCCAGCCCAAGGTGACTCCGGAGAGCACGCGCGTCGATCCGTCGCTCCTCCCGCAGGCCGAGGGGTACTTCATGGGGCGTGAAGACGCACCGGTGAAGGTCCTCGAGTTCGCGGACTTCGAGTGCCCGGCCTGCGGCCAGTTCTTCGTGCTCACCGAGCCCGACGTGCGCCAGCGCCTCATCGAGACCGGGGAGATCTCGTACCGCTTCTTCGATTTCCCCCTCCCGGGGCACAAGAACACGTGGCCGGCCTCCAACGCCGCCGCCTGCGCCAACGAGCAGGGGAAGTTCTGGCAAATGCACGACATGCTCTTCCAGTCGCAGGACGAGTGGAACGGCGCCGCGACCTCGCGCCCCAAGTCGGTCTTCAAGGGCTACGCCGAAAAGCTCGGCCTCGACGTCGCGAAGTGGGAACAGTGCTTCGACGACCAGAAGTTCCTGCGGAACATCCAGTCCCACGAGGCCGAGGCCGTGCGTCGCCAGGTGGCGCAGACGCCGACTTTCATCATCGGCTCGCGCCTGGTGCCCGGCAGCATCTCGTTTGACAAGTTCAAGGCCTACGTGGACAGCGCCAAGGCCGAACTGCCCGCGCCGGCCGCCGCGCCCGCCACCGATACGGCGAAGAAGTAG
- a CDS encoding FecR domain-containing protein — translation MPATFTPISNDVLDGVRKGDEKSFERLFRQHFDALIEEAKANFDDAAAAPKVVEISVLRAWEQRASFESSAALEAFLRKSVHDGALREKGRKAALHRFEAHEGVHVKKGHNGAPATADEVWQHVAAALHAPPPDASITSAAKAEMSRHNAAEHMAAVGKRRSPLVTLAYFGGAVFVVATLLWAIFRESPAQKVSRFLKHADSQEIISKFGQVGSMTLGDGTKAKIGADSKLLIPPGFNTEVRAVRVTGTASFEVASGQSLPFEVRVGDAAVIATGTAFVVNYDTASSSALVRVDEGTVDVRFGDKAKEVRSVGAGKAVTVSKTGEITDASQAQVDETTAWTSGRLVVVDKTLRQALEQTRRWYGIALVPSDQSLMERKVSIDASLDSSKDMIADLEQSGNMQFGWDDKTMTLYDKGTVKAKK, via the coding sequence ATGCCCGCGACGTTTACCCCCATTTCCAACGACGTGCTCGATGGTGTGCGCAAGGGAGACGAGAAGTCGTTCGAGCGTCTCTTTCGCCAGCACTTCGATGCATTGATCGAGGAGGCGAAGGCCAACTTCGATGATGCCGCAGCGGCTCCCAAGGTCGTGGAGATTTCGGTCCTTAGGGCCTGGGAACAGCGCGCCTCGTTCGAGTCGTCGGCCGCGTTGGAGGCATTCCTTCGCAAGTCCGTTCACGATGGCGCCCTGCGGGAGAAGGGGCGCAAGGCCGCGTTGCACCGCTTCGAGGCGCACGAAGGGGTCCACGTCAAGAAGGGTCACAACGGCGCACCGGCCACGGCCGACGAGGTGTGGCAGCACGTTGCCGCGGCGTTGCACGCGCCGCCCCCCGATGCGTCGATCACCAGTGCGGCCAAGGCCGAGATGTCGCGTCACAACGCCGCCGAGCACATGGCGGCGGTGGGGAAGCGTCGCTCGCCGCTCGTCACGCTGGCCTACTTTGGCGGCGCCGTCTTCGTCGTGGCAACGCTCCTGTGGGCCATCTTCCGCGAGTCACCCGCGCAGAAGGTATCGCGCTTCCTCAAGCATGCCGACTCGCAGGAGATCATCTCCAAGTTCGGGCAGGTGGGCTCCATGACGCTGGGCGACGGGACCAAGGCCAAGATCGGTGCCGACTCCAAGCTCCTCATCCCGCCCGGCTTCAACACCGAGGTGCGCGCCGTCCGCGTGACCGGCACGGCATCGTTTGAGGTGGCGTCGGGACAGTCGCTCCCGTTCGAGGTTCGCGTCGGTGATGCCGCCGTGATCGCCACTGGGACCGCCTTCGTGGTGAACTACGACACCGCCAGCTCCTCCGCCCTGGTCCGCGTCGACGAGGGGACCGTCGACGTCCGGTTCGGCGACAAGGCGAAGGAAGTGAGGTCGGTTGGTGCCGGCAAGGCGGTGACGGTGAGCAAGACCGGCGAGATCACCGATGCCTCGCAGGCGCAGGTCGACGAGACCACCGCGTGGACCTCCGGCCGCCTCGTGGTCGTCGACAAGACGTTGCGCCAGGCGCTCGAGCAGACGCGCCGCTGGTACGGCATCGCGCTCGTCCCGTCGGACCAGTCGCTCATGGAACGCAAGGTCTCGATCGACGCCTCGCTCGACTCGTCCAAGGACATGATCGCCGACCTCGAGCAGTCCGGCAACATGCAGTTTGGCTGGGACGACAAGACGATGACGCTGTACGACAAGGGAACGGTGAAGGCGAAGAAGTAG
- a CDS encoding cold-shock protein, producing MRITGTVKWFNDAKGFGFITPENGQKDCFVHHSAIQGKGFKSLAEGERVEFEVVQGQKGPAAENVVKLGR from the coding sequence ATGCGTATCACCGGCACCGTGAAGTGGTTCAACGACGCCAAGGGGTTTGGTTTCATCACCCCTGAGAACGGCCAGAAGGACTGCTTCGTCCACCACTCCGCCATCCAGGGCAAGGGCTTCAAGTCCCTGGCCGAGGGCGAGCGCGTGGAGTTCGAAGTCGTGCAGGGCCAGAAGGGCCCGGCGGCTGAGAACGTCGTGAAGCTCGGCCGCTAA
- a CDS encoding 30S ribosomal protein S21, with translation MIEVKLDEGDRLEWALKAFKKKVLKSGILKELRRKRHYVKPSEARQLKSAAARRRARQKPRPSE, from the coding sequence ATGATTGAAGTCAAGCTCGACGAAGGCGATCGGTTGGAGTGGGCCCTCAAGGCCTTCAAGAAGAAGGTCCTGAAGTCCGGCATCCTGAAGGAGCTGCGCCGCAAGCGGCATTACGTGAAGCCCAGCGAAGCGCGCCAGCTCAAGTCGGCCGCGGCCCGTCGCCGCGCCCGGCAAAAGCCCCGCCCGTCAGAGTAA
- the acs gene encoding acetate--CoA ligase, with the protein MSDIDVLLQENRKFPPSEDFARNAHDRSPEVYERASADYEAFWAEQARALDWFTPWHTVLDWQPPRSRWFQGGTLNVAFNCVDRHINSARRNKAAIIFEGEPGDRRTITYWELYQDVQKFANVLKKLGVRRGDRVGIYLPLIPEAAIAMLACARIGAIHSVVFGGFSPESLRDRMNDAEAKVVITADGGYRRGQIVPLKRNTDKALEEVPSVKHVVVVQRRTSGPIGEAYVEMEEGRDHWYHRLMQQADASCPAEPMEAEDVLFILYTSGTTGKPKGIVHTTGGYLTGVAYTTRHVFDLKEEDVFWCTADVGWVTGHSYLVYGPLANGATCVMYEGAPDWPEKDRMWEMCQRHGVTIFYTAPTAIRAFMKWGADWPAAHDLSRLRLLGSVGEPINPEAWIWYHTHIGAGRCPIVDTWWQTETGAIVISPLPGITHTKPGSATQPLPGYFAQLVDAKATEITVGGGLLTLTRPWPSMLRTIWGDDERYVETYFSKWPGRPDLYFAGDGAKRDEDGYYWILGRVDDVLNVAGHRIGTMEVESALVEHPTVAEAAVVGKHHELKGQALAAFVTLRTGHHPSGELRDELRDFVAQKIGAIARPDDVLFSADLPKTRSGKIMRRLLRDIAEGRALGDTTTLADPGVVARLKDQYESQES; encoded by the coding sequence ATGTCCGACATCGACGTTCTTCTGCAGGAGAACCGGAAGTTCCCGCCCAGCGAGGACTTTGCCCGGAACGCGCACGACCGCTCTCCCGAGGTCTACGAGCGCGCCTCCGCCGACTACGAGGCTTTCTGGGCCGAGCAGGCGCGCGCGCTGGACTGGTTCACGCCGTGGCACACGGTCCTGGACTGGCAGCCGCCGCGCTCTCGCTGGTTCCAAGGCGGGACGCTCAACGTCGCCTTCAACTGCGTGGACCGGCACATCAACAGCGCCAGGCGCAACAAGGCGGCGATCATCTTCGAGGGCGAGCCGGGCGACCGTCGCACGATCACCTACTGGGAGCTGTACCAGGACGTCCAGAAGTTCGCCAATGTCCTCAAGAAGCTCGGCGTGCGTCGCGGCGACCGGGTGGGGATCTACCTCCCGCTCATTCCCGAAGCTGCAATCGCGATGTTGGCGTGCGCGCGCATCGGGGCGATTCACTCCGTCGTCTTTGGCGGCTTCTCGCCCGAGTCGCTGCGCGATCGCATGAACGACGCCGAGGCCAAGGTCGTGATCACCGCCGACGGCGGCTATCGACGCGGGCAGATCGTCCCCCTCAAGCGCAACACCGACAAGGCGCTGGAGGAGGTTCCGTCGGTGAAGCACGTCGTGGTCGTGCAGCGGCGCACGTCGGGGCCCATTGGCGAGGCCTACGTGGAGATGGAGGAGGGGCGCGACCACTGGTACCATCGCCTCATGCAGCAGGCCGACGCCTCCTGCCCGGCCGAGCCCATGGAGGCCGAGGATGTGCTCTTCATCCTCTACACATCCGGAACAACCGGGAAGCCCAAGGGGATTGTGCACACCACCGGGGGCTACCTCACCGGTGTGGCGTACACCACGCGGCACGTCTTCGACCTCAAGGAAGAGGACGTGTTCTGGTGCACGGCCGATGTAGGGTGGGTGACGGGACACTCGTACCTGGTGTACGGCCCGCTGGCCAACGGTGCCACCTGCGTGATGTATGAAGGGGCCCCCGACTGGCCGGAGAAGGACCGCATGTGGGAGATGTGCCAGCGGCATGGCGTCACGATCTTCTACACCGCCCCCACGGCGATACGCGCCTTCATGAAGTGGGGGGCCGACTGGCCCGCCGCGCACGACCTGTCGCGCTTGCGCTTGTTAGGCAGCGTGGGCGAGCCGATCAATCCCGAGGCGTGGATCTGGTACCACACGCACATCGGCGCCGGGCGCTGCCCCATCGTCGACACCTGGTGGCAGACGGAGACCGGGGCAATCGTCATTTCCCCGCTCCCGGGCATCACGCACACCAAGCCGGGATCGGCCACGCAGCCGCTTCCCGGCTACTTCGCGCAGCTCGTGGACGCCAAGGCGACGGAGATCACCGTGGGCGGAGGGCTCCTCACCCTCACGCGCCCGTGGCCGTCGATGTTGCGGACCATTTGGGGTGACGACGAGCGCTATGTGGAGACGTACTTCTCCAAGTGGCCCGGCCGCCCCGACCTGTACTTCGCCGGCGACGGCGCCAAGCGCGACGAGGATGGCTACTACTGGATCCTGGGACGCGTGGACGACGTGTTGAACGTGGCCGGACACCGCATTGGGACGATGGAGGTGGAGAGCGCGCTGGTGGAGCACCCGACCGTCGCCGAAGCCGCGGTGGTGGGAAAGCACCACGAGCTCAAGGGCCAGGCGCTTGCCGCCTTCGTCACGCTGCGCACCGGGCACCACCCCAGCGGCGAGCTACGCGACGAACTGCGCGATTTCGTGGCCCAGAAGATCGGCGCCATCGCGCGCCCCGACGACGTGCTCTTCAGCGCCGACCTTCCCAAGACCCGCTCCGGCAAGATCATGCGGCGCCTCCTGCGCGACATCGCCGAGGGGCGGGCGCTGGGCGACACGACTACGCTCGCCGATCCGGGTGTGGTGGCGAGATTGAAGGATCAATACGAGTCGCAGGAGAGCTAG
- a CDS encoding STAS domain-containing protein codes for MTAVVESNLILAPSRLVSETRVDFRCAALDSLERARESGTPLLAIDMGETRDVDASGLGILVLVQKRARERGITTRLLNTQSSVRSLLTLTKLEPLFEFA; via the coding sequence ATGACCGCAGTCGTCGAATCGAACCTGATTCTCGCCCCCTCGCGCCTCGTCTCGGAGACGCGAGTCGACTTCCGCTGCGCCGCGCTCGATTCGCTGGAGCGCGCCCGGGAGAGCGGGACCCCCCTCCTCGCCATCGACATGGGGGAAACGCGCGATGTGGACGCGAGCGGGCTCGGGATCCTCGTCCTGGTCCAGAAACGGGCGCGCGAGCGCGGCATCACCACCCGCCTCCTCAACACGCAGAGCAGCGTCCGCTCACTCCTCACGCTCACCAAGCTCGAGCCGCTCTTCGAGTTCGCCTGA
- a CDS encoding LacI family DNA-binding transcriptional regulator, with product MVTIKDVARRAGVSVATVSRVLNKSGPVSPAAAERIHEAAEALHYVPHGGARSLITSRTNTIGVLLPDLYGGFFSEMIRGIDQTAQQHGYHLLLSGSHNRRNEMEGAMRAMRGRTDGVIAMSPHFDARTLVENLPPSLPVILLSCEAGDSDYQVIAIDNASGAAAMVRHLVALGHRRIAMVMGEKGHFDTAERLQGYRQALLDAGIELDARYEAQGDFSEASGHRAVQELLALDERPTAIFCANDSMAIGGLAAVHEAGLDVPDDITVVGFDDIPLAHYLSPPLSSVHVPVFEMGERAVSRLIAALKGEPTSERRHERLPTHLVVRDSCAPPPAEARQANAGRA from the coding sequence ATGGTCACGATCAAGGACGTCGCACGGCGGGCGGGTGTGTCGGTGGCAACGGTATCACGCGTGCTCAACAAGAGCGGCCCCGTCAGTCCCGCGGCCGCGGAGCGCATCCACGAGGCGGCCGAAGCGCTGCACTACGTCCCGCACGGTGGCGCGCGTTCGCTCATCACCTCCAGGACCAACACCATCGGCGTCCTCCTTCCCGATCTCTACGGCGGCTTCTTCTCCGAGATGATCCGCGGGATCGACCAGACGGCGCAGCAGCACGGCTATCACCTTCTCCTTTCGGGCTCGCACAACCGGCGCAACGAGATGGAGGGGGCCATGCGGGCCATGCGTGGCCGCACCGACGGCGTCATTGCCATGTCGCCGCACTTCGATGCGCGCACGCTGGTGGAGAACCTCCCGCCGTCGCTCCCGGTGATCCTCCTCTCCTGCGAGGCGGGTGACAGCGACTACCAGGTGATCGCGATCGACAACGCGAGTGGCGCCGCGGCGATGGTTCGCCACCTCGTTGCCCTGGGGCATCGCCGCATCGCGATGGTCATGGGGGAGAAGGGGCACTTCGACACCGCCGAGCGTCTCCAGGGCTACCGGCAGGCGCTGCTGGATGCGGGGATCGAACTCGACGCGCGCTACGAGGCGCAAGGCGACTTTAGCGAAGCGTCGGGGCACCGTGCGGTGCAGGAACTGCTCGCGCTCGACGAGCGCCCCACGGCGATCTTCTGCGCCAACGACTCGATGGCGATCGGCGGGCTGGCGGCGGTGCACGAGGCAGGGCTCGACGTTCCCGACGACATCACCGTGGTCGGCTTCGACGACATCCCGCTCGCGCACTACCTGTCGCCGCCGCTGTCGTCGGTGCACGTCCCGGTCTTCGAGATGGGGGAGCGCGCCGTGTCGCGCCTCATCGCGGCGCTCAAGGGCGAGCCCACCTCGGAGCGCCGCCACGAGCGTCTTCCCACGCACCTGGTGGTGCGCGATTCGTGCGCCCCTCCGCCCGCAGAGGCGCGGCAGGCCAACGCCGGGCGCGCCTGA
- a CDS encoding inorganic diphosphatase, whose translation MIHPWRDLPPGPHPPDEVTAVIEIPKGSRNKYELDKESGLFKLDRVLYSAVHYPGDYGFIPRTLHEDNDPLDIIVRIDEPTFPGCQIQSRPIGVLKMLDRGEPDDKILAVPSHDPLHHEYYDIADLPRHYLDEIEHFFQIYKDLEGKRMQIVGWEKSEVAMRVIEDSIVRYAARYLTQGP comes from the coding sequence ATGATCCATCCCTGGCGCGATCTCCCGCCTGGCCCGCACCCGCCAGACGAGGTCACCGCAGTCATCGAGATCCCCAAGGGGAGCCGCAACAAGTACGAGCTGGACAAGGAGTCGGGGCTCTTCAAGCTCGACCGCGTCCTCTACTCGGCGGTGCACTACCCTGGCGACTACGGCTTCATTCCGCGCACGCTGCACGAGGACAACGATCCTCTCGACATCATCGTGCGCATCGACGAGCCGACCTTTCCCGGCTGCCAGATCCAGTCGCGCCCCATCGGCGTGCTCAAGATGCTCGATCGCGGCGAACCGGACGACAAGATTCTCGCCGTCCCCTCGCACGATCCGCTGCACCACGAGTACTACGACATCGCCGACCTGCCGCGGCACTACCTGGACGAGATCGAGCACTTCTTCCAGATCTACAAGGACCTGGAGGGGAAGCGCATGCAGATCGTCGGTTGGGAGAAGAGCGAAGTCGCGATGCGCGTGATCGAGGATTCGATCGTGCGGTACGCGGCGCGCTACCTCACGCAGGGACCGTAG
- the fabF gene encoding beta-ketoacyl-ACP synthase II has protein sequence MKGRRVVVTGIGAITPIGTTRDGLWSGLAARQSAVRALSRFDPSIFRSHTAAEVNDFVASDHIEAKRARRLDRFGQFSVAAARMALEDSQLDLAREDRERVGAMMGTALGGVGYAEEQLGVFLRQGLRAVDATLALAVFGGASSCNIAIEFGVQGPNSTNAMSCASGTIAIGDAFRQVRDGYADVMIAGGAEAPLAPLCYGAFALIRAMSTRNDDPLRASRPFDRDRDGFVMGEGAAVLVLEEHDRAVARGAPIYAEVLGFGQTNDAHHMTAPRPDGSQAARAMRLALADAQLAAHELGYVNAHASSTPLNDPTETQVIRQVLGERAATVPVSGTKGYYGHALGASGAIEAAICALALEREWLPPTVNLEAPDEACALAHVASEGVSARVEHLISNSFGFGGINAALVMRRWR, from the coding sequence ATGAAGGGGCGTCGCGTCGTCGTCACCGGCATCGGCGCCATCACGCCCATCGGCACCACGCGTGACGGACTGTGGAGCGGGCTTGCCGCGCGGCAATCGGCCGTGCGCGCGCTGTCGCGCTTCGATCCCTCGATCTTCCGTTCGCACACCGCGGCGGAAGTGAACGACTTCGTGGCCAGCGATCACATCGAAGCCAAGCGCGCGCGGCGACTCGATCGCTTCGGGCAGTTCTCCGTGGCCGCGGCGCGCATGGCGCTGGAGGACTCCCAGCTCGACCTGGCGCGCGAGGACCGGGAGCGGGTGGGGGCGATGATGGGAACGGCGCTCGGCGGCGTGGGCTACGCCGAGGAGCAGCTTGGTGTCTTCCTGCGCCAGGGGCTGCGCGCCGTGGATGCCACGCTCGCGCTTGCCGTCTTTGGCGGTGCCTCCAGCTGCAACATCGCCATCGAGTTCGGCGTGCAGGGGCCCAACAGCACCAATGCCATGAGCTGCGCCTCGGGGACCATCGCGATCGGAGACGCCTTCCGCCAGGTGCGCGACGGGTATGCGGACGTGATGATTGCCGGCGGCGCCGAGGCACCGCTCGCCCCGCTCTGTTACGGCGCCTTTGCGCTCATTCGCGCCATGTCGACGCGAAACGACGATCCGCTCCGTGCCTCGCGCCCCTTTGACCGGGACCGCGATGGCTTCGTGATGGGCGAGGGGGCGGCGGTGCTGGTGCTGGAGGAGCACGATCGTGCCGTGGCGCGCGGCGCCCCGATCTACGCCGAGGTCCTGGGCTTTGGCCAGACCAACGACGCGCACCACATGACCGCGCCGCGCCCCGACGGGAGCCAGGCGGCGCGCGCCATGCGCCTGGCCCTGGCCGACGCGCAGCTGGCGGCACACGAGCTGGGCTACGTCAACGCGCACGCCTCCTCGACACCACTCAACGACCCTACCGAGACGCAGGTTATCCGCCAGGTGCTGGGCGAGCGCGCGGCGACGGTCCCGGTGAGCGGGACCAAGGGGTACTACGGGCACGCGTTAGGCGCGTCGGGGGCGATCGAGGCCGCCATCTGCGCCCTGGCGCTGGAGCGCGAGTGGCTCCCGCCCACGGTGAACCTGGAGGCGCCTGACGAGGCCTGCGCCCTGGCCCACGTGGCGAGCGAGGGAGTCTCGGCGCGCGTGGAACACCTCATCAGCAACTCGTTCGGCTTTGGCGGCATCAACGCCGCCCTCGTGATGCGGCGCTGGCGCTAG
- a CDS encoding SRPBCC family protein yields the protein MREPFSLGPLPAGRAMETVDERVVRAGVAEIFALARQVEHWPAYLPHYRFVRFRDRAQGGGGIVEMSANRPFGVLNWPTWWLSEMEVDEGRPAIRFRHIGGITTRMDVEWGFEALPNGEGTRVRLVHAWDGPHWPLIGIWAATVVIGPVFVHGIATRTLEGLARIAEGHLAPLLARADFLAEARANASRSPLT from the coding sequence ATGCGCGAACCGTTCTCGTTAGGCCCGCTCCCCGCGGGACGTGCCATGGAGACCGTGGACGAACGCGTCGTGCGCGCAGGCGTCGCCGAGATCTTCGCCCTCGCTCGCCAGGTCGAACACTGGCCGGCGTACCTCCCGCACTACCGCTTCGTCCGCTTTCGCGACCGCGCCCAGGGCGGCGGCGGGATCGTCGAGATGAGCGCCAACCGCCCCTTCGGCGTCCTCAACTGGCCCACGTGGTGGCTATCGGAGATGGAAGTGGACGAAGGGCGACCCGCGATACGCTTTCGCCACATCGGCGGCATCACGACGCGCATGGACGTGGAGTGGGGCTTCGAGGCGTTACCCAACGGCGAAGGAACACGCGTGCGACTGGTGCATGCGTGGGATGGACCGCACTGGCCGCTCATCGGCATCTGGGCCGCCACCGTCGTCATCGGGCCCGTCTTCGTGCACGGCATCGCGACGCGCACCCTCGAGGGGTTGGCGCGTATCGCCGAAGGTCACCTCGCTCCACTCCTCGCACGCGCCGACTTCCTCGCCGAGGCGCGCGCGAACGCCTCGCGCTCGCCACTCACATGA
- a CDS encoding methyltransferase domain-containing protein, whose product MLTPRRHLGPEILDQRDLPLQLRTRSHRDIAMANRLFGGTRALLAALGECAHALPRAASFLDIGTGTGEATAHARHFGEAHGIAMHTIALDLDASLARAARRHADEGVCASALQLPMADRSIDIVSCHQVAHHFEGAALARLLGEMHRVARCRVIVSDLRRSWIAAGGLWVASFALGFHPVSRHDGVVSVLRGFTVPELESVVYDSCGVRPEVRRRPGFRLTASWAPTA is encoded by the coding sequence ATGCTCACCCCCCGCCGGCATCTCGGCCCCGAGATCCTCGACCAGCGCGACCTGCCGTTGCAGCTGCGAACCCGGTCGCACCGCGACATCGCGATGGCGAACCGCCTGTTCGGGGGGACCCGTGCGCTCCTCGCCGCACTCGGCGAGTGCGCCCACGCCCTGCCGCGCGCCGCATCGTTCCTCGACATCGGGACCGGAACGGGTGAGGCCACCGCGCATGCGCGCCACTTCGGGGAGGCGCACGGCATCGCGATGCACACCATCGCCCTCGACCTGGATGCCTCGCTGGCCCGCGCCGCGCGACGGCACGCCGACGAGGGCGTGTGCGCCTCCGCGTTGCAGCTCCCGATGGCCGACCGCAGCATCGACATCGTGTCGTGCCACCAGGTGGCGCACCACTTCGAGGGCGCGGCGCTGGCCAGGCTGCTGGGCGAGATGCACCGCGTGGCGCGATGCCGCGTCATCGTGAGCGACCTGCGCCGTAGCTGGATAGCCGCCGGCGGGTTGTGGGTCGCGTCGTTTGCCCTCGGCTTCCACCCCGTCAGTCGCCACGACGGTGTCGTCTCCGTGCTGCGGGGCTTCACGGTGCCCGAACTGGAGTCGGTGGTGTATGACAGCTGCGGCGTCCGTCCCGAGGTCCGGCGGCGCCCCGGCTTTCGCCTTACCGCCAGTTGGGCGCCCACTGCCTGA